From one Sesamum indicum cultivar Zhongzhi No. 13 linkage group LG13, S_indicum_v1.0, whole genome shotgun sequence genomic stretch:
- the LOC105176384 gene encoding protein SKIP34 has protein sequence MCYGSERLPSKDDIVEIRPVQNENTVVVENLRDRLAETEARLERARAREAELSRRLEEMKKFVLVMEILETYLRRRYREQQDHLVQLYSSPSSVSVPSK, from the coding sequence ATGTGCTACGGCAGCGAGCGATTACCGTCCAAAGACGACATCGTCGAAATCCGGCCAGTGCAGAACGAGAACACGGTGGTGGTGGAGAATCTCAGAGACAGGCTAGCCGAGACTGAGGCGCGGCTGGAGCGAGCCAGGGCAAGGGAAGCCGAGCTGAGCCGCCGTCTGGAGGAGATGAAGAAGTTCGTGCTCGTGATGGAGATCCTGGAAACCTACCTCAGGCGCCGGTACAGGGAGCAGCAAGATCACCTCGTTCAGCTTTACTCTTCTCCGTCTTCGGTTTCGGTACCATCCAAATAg